The Candidatus Methylacidithermus pantelleriae genome includes the window GTGCTTATGCCGGCAAAATTCTTTTGCCGGACACCCATGCCTAGCATGGGGCCGGATGCCCGAGCCTGCCTATCTTCCGTTTCGACGACGAGGCTGGGATACCACGTTCTTTCGCGAAAGACCCATCCCGGTCCCTTCGGCCGACTGGAGGCAAAGATCTGCTTTGAGTAGTCGCGTAGACGCAGCGCGACGGTGATGCGCCGTCCATCAATACTGTAGAGTCTTTTCGGTCTCATCGTAACGCTACCGATGTCCTTTCCTTTTGACGGTCGCCCAAGCACTGTGGGAGAAGAAGAGTCGTGTTCCTGGTAGCCGACATAGGTGGAACCAAGACAGAGCTAGCTTTCTACGATTCTACAACGGGTTTGGGAACCTTTACCGATCCGATTCGAGTTGCCTCTGCGAGGTACCCAAGCCTGGAGGATTTGCTTCGGGAAACTCTAGGAGACCGGCGGCGATCCCTTCAAGGAGCGTGTCTTGCGGTCCCAGGACCCGTACGCTATGGCAGGGCTCATCTGACGAACCTTCCATGGGAGGTGGACCAGCGCCGGTTGGAGGAAGTTTTGGGTGTTCCCACCTGGGTGATGAACGATGTAGAGGCCATGGCCCATGCTCTTCCGTACTTAAGTGCGTCGGATTTCAAGATAGTAAGGGAGGGGCAAAAAGATCCAAAGGGTGCCATGGTTATTGTTGCGGTAGGTACGGGCCTTGGAGAGGCGTTTCTTGTTTGGGGAAAAGACGGGTATCACGCGTACCCTTCGGAGGGAGGGCACGTGGGCTTTGCTCCCGCTTCACCTCTCCAGAGGGAGCTCTTGGAGTATCTCCAGCTCCAGTTTGAACATGTAAGCGTGGAAAGGGTGTGTTCCGGCATGGCGATCCCCTATCTTTACCGATTCTTTCGAGCCAAAGAGGCAGCTTCGGAGGATCCCACCCCAGACCACTTAGGGGAACAGGCCCCAGATCCCACTGCCTTCATAGTAGAGCGAGCGATTCAGGAACCGGAAGCCTATCCCGATTGCCGCAGGGCCATGGAGCTCTTTGTCAGCATTTTGGGGAGCGAGGCTGGAGATTTTGCCTTAAAAATTTTAGCTACGGGAGGAGTCTACTTGGCTGGGGGCATCCCTCCACGCATCCTCCCCCTTCTTCAACACGAGACCTTTCTGAGAGCTTTCGAGAAAAAGGGTAGGCTTTCTTCTCTCTTACGGGAGATTCCTGTCTACGTCGTTGTCCGGAGGAGTGTTGGTCTTCTGGGCGCGGCGATCGCAGCCTGCGGCTACGTTCGAACACGAAGAATCGGCTCCGCGTCGGTCGAGGGTCAGCATGCTGGAGGAACGTTACAAGACTAAGAGGAGTGGCCGCGAAAGCTTTTGGCGCGATCCTGGCTCTAGCATTTTGGTTCCGTAGAAGTTGGCGGGGAAAGGCGAGCCTCGTTGATCGCACGGTAGATGGGGCCAGTCGGAGTGAGGGTTGAGGAAAAGAGGGTAATGCGATCCACAAAAAAAGGAGATGGCTCTGGACAGAGCGGCTGCTCCAATAGCTGGCGAATCATGGGCCGGGGTACGGCAGCCCGGATCCGCCCTATAGTCACGTGAGCAACAAAGGTGCGTTCCTCTCGTGTCGATAGGCCACGTTCGACGAGGAGACGAGTGAGCGTTCCGACAAGCTCTTGGATCTCACCGGCACCCTTTTTCAGAGAAACCCACAGGACTCTAGGGTTAGTCCGGTTCGGAAACGCCTCTAGCGGGCCCAGACAGGCCCAGAACGCGCTGTGGGTTTGCGCTGTCTGTTCAAGAACCTCCCGAAGGAGAGGAAGAGAGGTACTTGGGGTTTTCCCCAGAAAATGAAGGGTGATGTGGAGCTGCGACGGGTTTACCCAACGGATCTGAGGGATGTGAATTGACCAGTGGCCCAAAAGGGACTCCAAACTTTCACGAGTTGCCTGGGCCAAAGGAATCGCAAAGAAAAGCCGCAAAAATGCGCTTTCGTTTTCTAACGCGTTTTGCACCGGAGTTTTTTCTTTCGGGAACCAGAACCTTCGGTTGGGTGATGAGCAGAAGGAAAAGGGAAAAGCCAAGATGCATCCATCGAAAAACGAAACTTTTCGAGCGACCCTTTCTCTAGAGAAATCTAGAAATTTTCCCTTGCCTTGGAAAGTGTTTCCGTAAACCGATTGTAGTGCCAATGTGCATACAACCAGGCCGTGCGTTCAGTGTAGATCGACCCCACGAACCCGTCCGGGGAAAAGGGAAAGAGAGCGCTTAATAAAAAGGACTCATTGAAGTACAATGAAAAAGGATGGCCCTGATTTTCCCGCTCCTACTGGAGGATCCTTTTTTGGCGTTTCTTATGGAGTTCTAAGTTAGCTCCCGTTCCGCCCACCAAGCTTGGATGCTGGTTTGATTCTCACTGTTCTTCTAAAAAAGGAAGAGGGAAGCTTTTGGCTTGGGACTCTGAGCCTAGGCGAGCAAGGGTTCTTCCGGCGGAAAGGATCGGAACCGGCCGGCTCGGGAGCTCCATAAGGAGCGAGGATCAGGGGTGTTGGTGGACTGGTATGGGACCGATGAACGTGTTCTGGTCGCAGCTTGGATAGGAGCCGAAATGTGGGCTCCGCACGAGACGCCACGCGTTTTGACCCATTGCTGCGTGGTTGAGCCATTTTTACTAGGCGTGGTCGTCCAAAGGAGAGCTTTCTTTAGGGAGTTTAAAAAAACAAACCGAGAGAAGACCCTGGCATGGTAACGTACAGGCAGGCAAAACTCATGGGCAGACCCGAGCCGTTTGCTTTTTGGGAGTTAGATCCCCGAGGAGCCATGTGCAAAGGGGGCGCCTCGGGCGGCCCTTTTCCGCAGAGGCACCAGCACGGCTTTCAATGTGTGCATCCAGCAAAGGGCATGGCTCGCCGGGGCACGGCGGGTCAGGGACCAAACGCAAAAGGCTTCTTGGAATATTGACAAACCTACCCCCGTCTTAAAGAAAAAGCGATGTCGTTCATCTCAAAGTGGCGCAATCTTTATGGTAAGGAAATTGACCTTTACCCGTGGCAGAGAGAGGCGATTTGGCAGCTGGGAGGTAGGACAGGTCTGGTAAGTGCTCCTACGGGGAGCGGTAAAACGATTGTGGCCTACCGTTGGGCAGGGCTTGAAACGCCGTGGTGTGCAAACCGCGTCATCTTTACGGCTCCCATTAAGGCCCTCTCTAACGAACGGTATCTGGAATTGCGAAGGGTCCTCGGAGAAGAGGGTGTTGGTATCCTTACTGGGGACGTTGCGCGTAACGCCGGAGCTCCAGTTCTTTGCATGACCCAAGAGGTTTATGCCAATGCTTTCTGCGAGTTACCGGAACAGCGAGTGGTCATCGACGAGATCCACTACATGATTCATAACCCGGATCGTGCTCGCGCGTACGCCGAGGGAATCGCGAGAACGCATCCACAAAGTCAGCTTCTTTTCCTTTCGGCTACCGTCCAAACACGCTCCCTGGCTCGTTACTTGGAGCGGTTATGCCAGCGACCCCTGGTGGTGGTGGAACATTGCGAGCGACCCGTACCGATGGAATACCTAGAGAATCCCGTTCGCGTAGAGGAGGTGCTTTTTGATCTGGCTCCTACCCTCCTTTTTGTTTTTTCCTATCGGGGAGTAATGGAGCTGGCCCGTTGGCTCCGCCGGCGTGCCGAAGAACTGGGCGTTGAGGTTGATAGGGCCGCGGTTCGGGCGCTTGCAAGGGAATATCTTCTCCGTAACCGGCGGCTTTGGGAACTGATCCAAGGGGGCATTGGAATCTATAGCGGAGGCCTTCTTTACAAAGAAAAGCTTCTGGTTGAACGGCTAGCACGGGAAGGGCTTCTACGCGCCGTAGTCGCAACCGACGCTCTTTCCTTGGGGATTAATCTCCCCGTACGCACCGTTCTTTTCGCTCAATTGGCACGCCCGACCTTAGGACCTCTATCAAAAATGGAGTTTTTGCAAATGGCAGGGAGAGCTGGGCGCCCCAATCTCCAGGAAGTGGGTTTTGTCGGCTACTTTCCGACTCCGTTTGAACAGCGGGGGTACAACACGGGAGAATTGTACGAGGAACTTCGCCGCAAGCCGCTCGAGAACCTCTGTGTGCGTCCCTTTCCTTCGATGCGACGAGTTCTTTTAGGAGCCTCCATAGAGGAAGAGCTACAAGCCATAGAGTCGTATTCGTTTCCCAAGCTCAATCGAAGGGAGCTGCACGCTCTTCGCCAAGAGATTGAATTTGCCTTAAAAAGGATTGATCTTGCTCGCAGCCAGCTGAAGCTTCTCGGAATTTCCCCGGAACGTTTTGACCGGTTGATTCGAGAGATCTATTTCGATGAGTTTTCCGTAACGGAGAACCTTGCCTTCGTTCAGACGCTGCTTCTAGAAGGAAAACTGGATGCCCGTAAAGAAGCATGGCGGGTTATGCAAGAAAAGGGAATGGACGGGGAAATATTGAAAAAGCTTTTGCAGCTACGCCGCTTTCTTAAGAGCCTTCCTAAGGGAAAAGTCGTTGCGCTAGGAGTGCTGGATCGAATCGTGGGAGAATTGGACGAATTTGTCCTTCATCCAGAGCGGCTCGATTGCGTTTCCCAGATGGTTCCCTCGTTTGGTTGAGGTCGAAAGAGTGATCTTTCACCCAAAGCAGAAAGCTCAGAGCTATAGGCGCGCTAAGAGAATCGTCCTAGAAAGGCCGACTGCAGGCCAAGGATGCGGGACATACTCAACTCAAGCAAAGGACGTAGGCAAAGTGCTTTGGCTATTTTCATTTGGACCAGACGGTTGGGGTTGCGGGGGGCCTCAACGTGCGCTAGCCGGCTGCCAGCCAGGCATCTGAGATTGGTCTGCCAGGTAGCTTTTGGTTGTCCTCAAGCGCTGAGGGGATGAGCATGCGGGAGCTTTGGGAAACGCCATTGGATCACTGGGCCTATTGGGGTAGAACATGTACACGCTTCCGTAAAACTTCCACAAGGCATGGTGGCTGCGCGGAGCAAACCACTGGGTGGATACATTCGGCATGGTCATTTGTCAAAAATCCTCATTGTGTCAACCCAACGGCCTATCCTGGGTCTGGTGCCCTCGGGACCGACGTACCGTCCTGAAAGAGCCGGTAGCTTGCGGCAACCGGTCATAGGCTGGACGCGATGTGGGAAGAACGCAGCTGGCGCCCGTGCTTGTGAAAGAGATGGAGCCTTGCCCCGTCTGCCCGTTTCTTCGTATCCCCCCGCCATCGCCGTCGGCCGCGCCGACACGTTCTTCAAGGCTTGCCAAGAGCTAAACAATACGCGGACACATAAGGTGCTCACGACAGCGTATCAGAATGGAGTTGAGTGCATGGCCCAAGCGGCAGGGTGATGGCTCCAAGTGTGCCCAAAATCTCTTTAGATCTGTGCTTCCCCATTGTAACTTTTTCGGGACAACAACCGTCATCCCTCTACATGAGAAACCAAAGGAACCTTTCGGTTGTTGTTACCGGCATCCTTTCTCTTCTTCTTTTCGCTTCCTCTGGTTATCCAAGTTCTAGCCAGGACGAGGCCATCCGGGAGCAAATGCGGCAGGCTCGCCTGCGCCTGCATCAGCTCAGAGAGGAGCAAGAGCGGAAGTGGGAGCAGGCGATAGCTGCCATGAATGCAGCTGGCCCTCAAGAGAAACTTAACGCTGTGGTTGCTGTGCTCAATCAACTAGCAGAGGAGCGGAGGGTTCTCCGGAGGGAACGAAAGCGTCTTTTTGAAAAAATTCGGGAGCTAAGGCGCGCAAAACAAACGCCTGGCGCAACCGTTGTCCCTCCCGGGGAGGAAGCCCCGTAAGCGCTTCCTTTTTAGGTAAAGTTCCGGACTGGCGGGAGGAAGAGAAAAGGAGATCCCTGGTTATAGTACTCCTGGGGCGGCGAGCTGGGGGGACGGGCGTGCAGGGAAAAAAGAACCTGATGGCGAGGTTCCCGACCGCTCTACTACGAGTGGAAGAGCGAGGATTTTCGAAGGAGTCGCAGGAGCACGGAACCGAGGCTCTCTAGGTTTGTCGCAGTTCTTGCGCAGGCCGAGGAGAGCCTCTTTTCTGCGCACGTATTTGT containing:
- the thpR gene encoding RNA 2',3'-cyclic phosphodiesterase, with protein sequence MQNALENESAFLRLFFAIPLAQATRESLESLLGHWSIHIPQIRWVNPSQLHITLHFLGKTPSTSLPLLREVLEQTAQTHSAFWACLGPLEAFPNRTNPRVLWVSLKKGAGEIQELVGTLTRLLVERGLSTREERTFVAHVTIGRIRAAVPRPMIRQLLEQPLCPEPSPFFVDRITLFSSTLTPTGPIYRAINEARLSPPTSTEPKC
- the glk gene encoding glucokinase: MFLVADIGGTKTELAFYDSTTGLGTFTDPIRVASARYPSLEDLLRETLGDRRRSLQGACLAVPGPVRYGRAHLTNLPWEVDQRRLEEVLGVPTWVMNDVEAMAHALPYLSASDFKIVREGQKDPKGAMVIVAVGTGLGEAFLVWGKDGYHAYPSEGGHVGFAPASPLQRELLEYLQLQFEHVSVERVCSGMAIPYLYRFFRAKEAASEDPTPDHLGEQAPDPTAFIVERAIQEPEAYPDCRRAMELFVSILGSEAGDFALKILATGGVYLAGGIPPRILPLLQHETFLRAFEKKGRLSSLLREIPVYVVVRRSVGLLGAAIAACGYVRTRRIGSASVEGQHAGGTLQD
- a CDS encoding DEAD/DEAH box helicase, whose translation is MSFISKWRNLYGKEIDLYPWQREAIWQLGGRTGLVSAPTGSGKTIVAYRWAGLETPWCANRVIFTAPIKALSNERYLELRRVLGEEGVGILTGDVARNAGAPVLCMTQEVYANAFCELPEQRVVIDEIHYMIHNPDRARAYAEGIARTHPQSQLLFLSATVQTRSLARYLERLCQRPLVVVEHCERPVPMEYLENPVRVEEVLFDLAPTLLFVFSYRGVMELARWLRRRAEELGVEVDRAAVRALAREYLLRNRRLWELIQGGIGIYSGGLLYKEKLLVERLAREGLLRAVVATDALSLGINLPVRTVLFAQLARPTLGPLSKMEFLQMAGRAGRPNLQEVGFVGYFPTPFEQRGYNTGELYEELRRKPLENLCVRPFPSMRRVLLGASIEEELQAIESYSFPKLNRRELHALRQEIEFALKRIDLARSQLKLLGISPERFDRLIREIYFDEFSVTENLAFVQTLLLEGKLDARKEAWRVMQEKGMDGEILKKLLQLRRFLKSLPKGKVVALGVLDRIVGELDEFVLHPERLDCVSQMVPSFG